One genomic segment of Methylocystis sp. SC2 includes these proteins:
- a CDS encoding recombinase family protein translates to MAHRSCESSTARAILPQSNGRRNKGGLPRAVSGKQKPKSARSQAAWADTTTPHGRLMLTVFLAEFEREFIRARTSEGGSRAKARVVKLGRKPNLTDDQKNEAIRRQRLGNACGNWPRLKCERLDDCAALASVRSQELLEKFLPIIQNA, encoded by the coding sequence ATGGCGCACAGATCGTGCGAATCATCGACGGCGCGCGCGATCTTGCCGCAATCGAATGGACGCCGGAATAAAGGCGGCTTGCCGCGCGCCGTATCGGGAAAGCAGAAGCCGAAATCCGCTCGCTCGCAAGCCGCATGGGCGGACACGACAACCCCGCACGGGCGGCTTATGCTCACCGTCTTTCTCGCCGAGTTCGAGCGCGAATTCATCCGCGCGCGCACCAGCGAAGGGGGCAGCCGCGCCAAGGCGCGGGTTGTGAAGCTGGGGCGCAAACCGAACCTCACCGACGATCAGAAGAACGAAGCCATCCGCCGACAAAGGCTCGGAAACGCTTGCGGAAATTGGCCTCGGCTAAAATGTGAGCGGCTGGACGATTGCGCGGCTTTAGCTTCCGTCAGAAGCCAGGAGCTTCTCGAAAAGTTTCTTCCAATTATCCAAAACGCCTGA
- the mutL gene encoding DNA mismatch repair endonuclease MutL — protein MPVRRLDPILVDRIAAGEVVERPASAVKELVENALDAGATRIDVAIEAGGKRLIRVIDDGCGMDERDLALAIERHATSKIPDGDLTAIATLGFRGEALPSIAAVADLSIDTRATGAPHGCSIRIDAGEKRGLCASNWPRGTKIEARTLFAATPARLKFLKTERTETAAIVDVVKRLAMAHPRARFSLSADSGALFDYPPCGDDSARRIFQILGEEFAANAFRLEAERDGVRLSGLAGLPTYSRGNVQLQYVYVNGRPVRDKLFAGAIRAAYLDFLSADRHPVAALFIDCDPRSVDVNVHPAKAEVRFADPGLVRGLVVGALKQALAEKSGRSANTGARAAIDALARGDGAQYRAPAPANWSLPRSPYAPSGFEDQPQAAFDAGAPMADSRAHDSPAQEAESPLGAARAQLHETYIIAQTQDGLVIVDQHAAHERIVYEKLKRQREEAGVARQMLLIPAVVELDESRMNALAPALDELAALGLALEPFGPGAMLVRETPALLGEVDCKRLVEDVADLLAEEGDARGLSRRLDHVLATCACHHSVRAGRRLSAPEMNALLREMEATPGAGQCNHGRPTYIELKLADIEKLFGRR, from the coding sequence ATGCCCGTTCGCCGTCTCGATCCCATTCTCGTCGACCGCATCGCCGCCGGCGAAGTGGTCGAGCGGCCGGCGTCCGCCGTCAAGGAGCTCGTCGAGAATGCGCTTGACGCCGGCGCGACGCGCATCGACGTCGCGATCGAAGCGGGCGGCAAAAGGCTGATCCGGGTCATCGACGACGGATGCGGCATGGACGAACGCGACCTCGCGCTCGCCATCGAGCGCCATGCGACCTCGAAAATCCCCGACGGCGATCTGACCGCGATCGCGACGCTCGGCTTTCGCGGCGAGGCGCTGCCGTCGATCGCGGCGGTGGCGGATCTGTCGATCGACACCCGGGCGACGGGCGCCCCGCACGGCTGTTCAATCCGTATCGACGCCGGCGAAAAGCGCGGACTCTGCGCCTCGAACTGGCCGCGCGGCACCAAGATTGAAGCGCGCACGCTGTTCGCCGCGACGCCGGCGCGGCTCAAATTTTTAAAGACCGAGCGCACCGAAACCGCGGCGATCGTCGATGTCGTCAAGCGACTCGCCATGGCCCATCCGCGGGCGCGGTTCTCGCTGTCCGCCGACAGCGGCGCGCTCTTCGACTATCCGCCCTGCGGCGACGATTCGGCGCGGCGCATCTTCCAGATCCTTGGCGAAGAATTCGCCGCCAATGCGTTTCGGCTCGAAGCGGAACGCGACGGCGTGCGCCTTTCGGGCCTTGCCGGCCTGCCGACCTACAGTCGCGGCAACGTCCAGCTGCAATATGTCTATGTCAATGGCAGGCCGGTGCGCGACAAGCTCTTCGCCGGCGCCATTCGCGCCGCCTATCTCGATTTTCTGAGCGCCGACCGCCATCCCGTCGCCGCGCTCTTCATCGACTGCGATCCGCGCAGCGTCGACGTCAATGTCCATCCGGCGAAGGCGGAAGTGCGCTTCGCCGATCCGGGCCTCGTGCGCGGCCTCGTCGTCGGCGCGTTGAAGCAGGCGCTTGCCGAAAAGAGCGGCCGTAGCGCCAACACGGGCGCCCGCGCGGCGATCGACGCTTTGGCGCGCGGCGATGGCGCCCAATATCGCGCGCCGGCGCCGGCGAACTGGAGCCTGCCGCGCTCGCCTTACGCGCCTTCCGGCTTCGAAGATCAGCCGCAGGCCGCTTTTGACGCCGGCGCGCCGATGGCCGATTCGCGCGCGCATGATTCGCCGGCGCAAGAGGCCGAGTCGCCGCTCGGCGCGGCGCGCGCGCAGCTGCACGAAACCTATATCATCGCCCAGACGCAGGACGGTCTCGTCATCGTCGACCAGCATGCGGCGCATGAGCGCATCGTCTATGAGAAGCTCAAGCGCCAGCGCGAGGAGGCCGGCGTCGCACGTCAGATGCTGCTGATCCCCGCCGTCGTCGAACTCGACGAGTCGCGCATGAACGCGCTTGCGCCGGCGCTGGACGAACTTGCGGCGCTCGGTCTGGCGCTTGAGCCTTTCGGCCCCGGCGCCATGTTGGTGCGCGAGACCCCGGCGCTGCTCGGCGAGGTCGACTGCAAGCGTCTCGTGGAGGACGTCGCCGATCTCTTGGCGGAAGAAGGCGACGCGCGCGGGCTGTCGCGCAGGCTCGATCATGTGCTCGCGACCTGCGCCTGCCATCATTCCGTGCGGGCCGGCAGGCGGCTGTCGGCGCCCGAGATGAATGCGCTGCTGCGCGAAATGGAGGCGACGCCCGGCGCCGGCCAATGCAATCACGGCCGGCCCACCTATATTGAGCTGAAGCTCGCCGACATCGAAAAGCTCTTCGGACGCCGGTGA
- a CDS encoding SPFH domain-containing protein — protein MGFALFIVGAAAIGLLIIDRSFNLGLPIGLFQNPLFWFAYVALLALSTMVRFVRQQTVLVIERLGRYNRSLTAGVNFVWPIVERVAYTFDLREQVIDVPEQDAITKDNATVTIDGVLYYKIVNAKDAAYGAQDIRRAIINLAQTSMRSAIGSMELDKTFENRSEINERVVRAVSDAAQLWGAHVTRYEIKDIAMPESLRQSMERQMKAERDKRATVLESEGVKQSEINRADGEKQAAILRAEGQAKAIELVRTQITQQGGDQAVQLEVAKSAIEQYGRLAKAGNSLVLMGDGADPAGWIAKAMAVLKAVNASPASSDAQQRRAQPWRETE, from the coding sequence ATGGGTTTCGCACTTTTTATCGTCGGCGCCGCCGCCATCGGCCTCTTGATCATCGACCGATCCTTCAACCTCGGCCTGCCGATCGGCCTCTTCCAAAATCCGCTGTTCTGGTTCGCCTATGTCGCGCTGCTGGCGCTGTCGACGATGGTGCGCTTCGTGCGCCAGCAGACCGTGCTCGTCATCGAGCGGCTGGGCCGCTACAACCGATCGCTGACCGCCGGCGTCAATTTCGTCTGGCCGATCGTCGAGCGGGTGGCCTACACTTTCGATCTGCGCGAACAGGTGATCGACGTGCCGGAGCAGGACGCGATCACCAAGGACAACGCCACCGTCACCATCGACGGCGTTCTCTATTACAAGATCGTCAACGCCAAGGACGCGGCCTATGGCGCGCAGGACATCCGCCGCGCCATCATCAATCTGGCGCAGACCTCGATGCGCTCGGCGATCGGCTCGATGGAGCTCGACAAGACCTTCGAGAACCGAAGCGAGATCAACGAGCGGGTCGTGCGCGCCGTCTCCGACGCCGCCCAGCTCTGGGGCGCGCATGTCACGCGCTATGAGATCAAGGACATCGCCATGCCCGAATCGCTGCGCCAGTCGATGGAGCGGCAGATGAAGGCCGAGCGCGACAAGCGGGCGACGGTGCTCGAATCGGAAGGCGTGAAACAGTCCGAGATCAACCGCGCCGACGGCGAGAAACAGGCGGCGATTCTGCGCGCCGAAGGCCAGGCGAAGGCCATCGAACTGGTGCGCACGCAAATCACCCAGCAGGGCGGCGATCAGGCGGTGCAGCTCGAAGTCGCCAAAAGCGCCATCGAGCAATATGGCCGCCTCGCCAAGGCCGGCAATTCCCTGGTGCTGATGGGCGACGGCGCCGACCCCGCCGGCTGGATCGCCAAGGCGATGGCGGTGCTCAAGGCCGTCAACGCCAGCCCCGCGTCGAGCGACGCGCAGCAGCGCCGCGCGCAGCCCTGGCGGGAAACGGAATAG
- a CDS encoding type II toxin-antitoxin system ParD family antitoxin — MNMNVSLTDELAEFVKAKVAGGRYSSSSEVVREALRMMEKAERQEAEKLRLLREAWRQGVDSGDVGELDFSELKKEARARQAAAKD; from the coding sequence ATGAATATGAACGTGTCCTTGACCGACGAGCTGGCGGAATTCGTCAAGGCGAAGGTCGCGGGCGGGCGCTACAGCTCATCGAGCGAGGTTGTCCGCGAAGCGCTGCGGATGATGGAGAAGGCCGAGCGGCAGGAGGCTGAAAAACTGCGGCTCCTGCGGGAAGCCTGGCGGCAGGGCGTTGACAGCGGCGACGTCGGCGAGCTGGACTTTTCCGAATTGAAGAAGGAAGCGCGCGCGCGCCAAGCCGCCGCAAAAGACTGA
- a CDS encoding invasion associated locus B family protein, whose product MSTHISRSCAIALAGALLFVGGGALAQQAPAGGAAPQQQQQQQQPQGPIAAELVAVQPDWTKVCGADPQTKKEMCYTTRDFGVSAKEGEAPQPLLALAIYDPKGDDQKIIRLLLPPGLMLKPGFRFAIDKGAPESGAFEICFPNGCFAEAKVKKAVVDGMKKAEKMTVVVKNQANGEVTFYLPLANFGKAFDGPAVDPKVLEEQQKKLQEELQKKAEEERKKLEAQKGAATAPAPKPAPAATKK is encoded by the coding sequence ATGTCGACCCATATCTCGCGTTCTTGCGCGATCGCCCTTGCGGGAGCGTTGCTGTTCGTCGGCGGCGGCGCATTGGCTCAGCAGGCGCCCGCGGGCGGCGCAGCGCCGCAGCAACAACAGCAGCAGCAGCAGCCTCAGGGCCCGATCGCCGCCGAACTCGTCGCTGTCCAGCCGGACTGGACCAAGGTGTGCGGCGCCGATCCGCAGACCAAAAAGGAAATGTGCTACACGACGCGCGACTTCGGCGTGTCGGCGAAGGAGGGCGAGGCGCCCCAGCCGCTGCTCGCGCTCGCGATTTACGATCCCAAGGGCGACGATCAGAAGATCATCCGCCTGCTGCTGCCGCCGGGCCTCATGCTGAAACCCGGCTTCCGCTTTGCGATCGACAAGGGAGCGCCGGAAAGCGGCGCGTTCGAAATCTGCTTCCCCAATGGCTGCTTCGCCGAAGCGAAGGTCAAGAAGGCGGTCGTCGACGGTATGAAGAAGGCCGAGAAGATGACGGTGGTCGTCAAGAATCAGGCGAACGGCGAAGTCACCTTCTATCTGCCGCTCGCCAATTTCGGCAAAGCCTTCGACGGCCCCGCCGTCGACCCGAAGGTCCTCGAAGAGCAGCAAAAGAAGCTGCAGGAAGAACTGCAGAAAAAGGCCGAGGAGGAGCGCAAGAAGCTCGAGGCTCAGAAGGGCGCCGCCACCGCGCCCGCGCCGAAGCCCGCGCCGGCCGCCACGAAGAAATAA
- a CDS encoding NfeD family protein encodes METAFLYDPANASLIAGLILLGLDIVVIGLSPVMFVAVGALLTSAVLYATGWRPPLVETAAIVAGASLLIAIVGRKPLQRFQNADIEEDKSSDLIGRELTTTHEVTKTHGVVFWSGVEWQARLAQESPVESLAPGARARIVAVENLALVLAPLA; translated from the coding sequence ATGGAGACCGCCTTTCTCTATGATCCCGCCAATGCGAGCCTGATCGCCGGCCTCATCCTGCTCGGACTCGACATTGTGGTGATCGGCCTCTCGCCGGTGATGTTCGTCGCGGTCGGGGCGCTGCTGACCAGCGCGGTTCTCTACGCCACCGGCTGGCGCCCGCCGCTCGTCGAAACCGCGGCGATCGTCGCCGGCGCCAGTCTCTTGATCGCCATCGTCGGCAGGAAGCCGCTGCAGCGGTTTCAAAACGCCGACATCGAAGAAGATAAGAGCAGCGATCTGATCGGGCGCGAACTGACGACGACGCATGAGGTGACGAAGACGCATGGCGTCGTCTTCTGGTCCGGCGTCGAATGGCAGGCGCGACTTGCGCAAGAGTCGCCGGTCGAGAGCCTCGCGCCCGGCGCCAGGGCGCGAATCGTGGCGGTGGAGAATTTGGCGCTGGTGCTGGCGCCGCTCGCGTGA
- a CDS encoding extracellular solute-binding protein: protein MRGRRALSFALSLLIAAPASGAAPPPRAAEAPCPTHGIAMHGAPALPSDFHHFPYAEPGANKGGKLRVGLAGTFDSLNPFNLKSGTAAQGLVGNVFQSLMARSQDEPFTLYGLIARSIDVDPARSQVTFHLDPRARFSDGKPITAEDVLFSFDLLKTKGRPQQRIAYGLVKSIDAPDAHTVHYDLSGVGDRELPLILAIMPVLPKHATDVERFSEATLAKPVGSGPYVIADAQVGARLLLRRNEDYWGADLPSQRGFYNFDEIDIQYFRDGNSLFEAFKAGLLDYRDETSTTRWASGYDFPALADGRVVKETLKNENPKGMEGFVFNTRRPLFKDIRLREALGMMFDFEWVNANLYAGLYTRTKSFFDESELSSSGRPASAGERALLAPFPGAVRDDILEGRWRPPVNDGSGRDREMAKRALDLLESAGYRIENGVLRKDDEPVAFEIMVKDRNQERLALNYAGSLQRIGVDARVRLVDEVQYQRRRQKFDFDMMLGQWIASASPGNEQRMRWGSSSANQEASFNLAGAASPAIDALIAALLAATSHDDFITAVRAYDRVLLSGFYVVPLFHASDQWLAHSTDIARPARLPRYASPMFGPTLESWWRQR, encoded by the coding sequence ATGCGGGGGCGCCGCGCGCTCAGCTTCGCCCTCTCGCTCCTTATCGCCGCGCCCGCTTCGGGCGCCGCGCCGCCTCCCCGGGCGGCCGAAGCGCCCTGCCCGACGCATGGGATCGCCATGCACGGCGCGCCTGCTTTACCGAGCGATTTCCATCACTTCCCTTACGCCGAGCCGGGCGCGAACAAGGGCGGCAAACTTCGCGTCGGCCTCGCCGGCACCTTCGACAGCCTCAACCCGTTCAATCTCAAGTCGGGAACCGCCGCGCAGGGCCTTGTCGGCAATGTTTTCCAAAGCCTGATGGCCCGCTCGCAGGACGAGCCTTTCACCCTCTATGGGCTGATCGCGCGCTCGATCGACGTCGATCCGGCGCGTTCGCAGGTGACCTTCCATCTCGACCCGCGCGCGCGCTTTTCCGACGGCAAGCCGATCACCGCGGAAGACGTGCTGTTCTCCTTCGATCTCTTGAAGACGAAGGGCCGGCCGCAGCAGCGCATCGCCTATGGGCTGGTCAAATCGATCGACGCGCCCGACGCGCACACCGTCCACTACGACCTCTCAGGCGTCGGCGACCGGGAGCTGCCGCTCATCCTCGCGATCATGCCGGTGCTGCCCAAACACGCGACCGACGTCGAACGCTTTTCCGAAGCGACGCTCGCCAAGCCCGTCGGCTCCGGCCCCTATGTGATCGCCGACGCGCAAGTCGGCGCCCGCCTGCTGCTGCGCCGCAATGAGGATTATTGGGGCGCCGACCTGCCGAGCCAGCGCGGATTCTACAATTTCGACGAGATCGACATTCAATATTTCCGCGACGGCAACTCCCTGTTCGAGGCCTTCAAGGCGGGCCTGCTCGACTATCGCGACGAAACCAGCACGACGCGCTGGGCGAGCGGCTACGACTTCCCGGCGCTCGCCGACGGACGCGTGGTGAAGGAGACGCTCAAGAACGAAAACCCCAAAGGCATGGAAGGGTTCGTCTTCAATACGCGCCGTCCCCTGTTCAAGGACATCCGCCTGCGCGAAGCGCTTGGCATGATGTTCGACTTCGAGTGGGTCAACGCCAATCTCTACGCCGGCCTCTACACCCGCACCAAAAGCTTCTTCGACGAATCCGAATTGTCCTCCTCCGGCCGCCCGGCCTCCGCCGGGGAGCGCGCTTTGCTGGCGCCGTTTCCGGGCGCCGTGCGCGACGACATTCTGGAAGGCCGCTGGCGACCGCCGGTCAATGACGGCTCCGGCCGCGACCGCGAGATGGCCAAGCGCGCGCTCGATCTGCTCGAGAGCGCCGGCTACCGCATCGAAAACGGCGTGTTGCGCAAGGACGACGAGCCCGTCGCCTTCGAGATCATGGTCAAGGACCGCAATCAGGAGCGGCTTGCGCTCAACTACGCCGGCTCGCTGCAGCGCATCGGCGTCGACGCCCGCGTGCGCCTCGTCGACGAGGTGCAATATCAGCGCCGCCGCCAGAAGTTTGATTTCGACATGATGCTCGGCCAATGGATCGCCTCGGCGTCGCCGGGCAATGAGCAGCGCATGCGCTGGGGGTCGTCGAGCGCAAACCAGGAAGCCTCCTTCAATCTGGCCGGCGCCGCTTCGCCCGCGATCGATGCGCTCATCGCCGCCCTGCTGGCCGCGACAAGCCACGACGATTTCATCACCGCCGTTCGCGCCTATGACCGCGTGCTGCTGTCCGGCTTCTACGTCGTGCCGCTGTTTCATGCGTCCGATCAATGGCTGGCGCATTCGACCGACATCGCGCGCCCGGCGCGACTGCCGCGCTATGCATCGCCGATGTTCGGTCCGACGCTCGAAAGCTGGTGGAGACAGCGCTGA
- a CDS encoding cytochrome c oxidase subunit II codes for MSIAIAMVLVVAGSILFHVLSPWRATPIASNWGFIDDTMGLTFLVTGAGFVAVILFMAYCLYRFRHVPGRRAAYEPENQKLEAWLGIVTTVAVIILLAPGLLVWGQFITVPKDAMEVEAVGVQWNWSFRLPGADAQLGSSDVRYIDSTNSMGLSPADPKGQDDLLISSGELHLPLGKPVKLLLRSIDVLHDFYVPEIRAKMDLVPGIVTYFWFTPTKIGEYEILCAAYCGTGHPQMRGKMVIESEADFETWRTAQQTFEQSRKSAAGQDKRASAQ; via the coding sequence ATGTCTATCGCCATCGCCATGGTCCTGGTCGTCGCCGGTTCGATCCTGTTTCACGTGTTGAGTCCCTGGCGGGCGACGCCGATCGCGTCGAACTGGGGCTTCATCGACGACACGATGGGGCTGACCTTCCTGGTGACGGGGGCCGGTTTCGTCGCCGTCATCCTGTTTATGGCCTATTGCCTCTATCGCTTTCGCCATGTGCCGGGCCGGCGCGCCGCCTATGAGCCGGAGAATCAGAAGCTCGAAGCCTGGCTCGGCATCGTCACGACGGTCGCCGTCATCATACTCCTCGCGCCCGGCCTGCTTGTCTGGGGCCAGTTCATCACCGTGCCTAAGGACGCGATGGAGGTCGAAGCGGTGGGAGTCCAGTGGAACTGGAGCTTCCGCCTGCCGGGCGCCGACGCCCAGCTCGGCTCGAGCGATGTGCGCTACATCGATTCAACCAATTCGATGGGTCTGAGCCCGGCCGATCCGAAGGGACAGGATGATCTGCTGATCTCAAGCGGGGAGCTGCACCTGCCGCTCGGCAAACCGGTCAAGCTCCTGCTGAGATCGATCGACGTCCTACATGACTTCTATGTCCCCGAGATCAGGGCGAAGATGGACCTCGTGCCGGGCATCGTCACATATTTTTGGTTCACGCCGACCAAGATCGGCGAATATGAGATACTCTGCGCCGCCTATTGCGGCACGGGGCATCCGCAGATGCGCGGCAAGATGGTCATAGAGTCGGAGGCTGACTTCGAGACCTGGCGCACGGCGCAGCAGACGTTCGAGCAGTCGCGCAAGAGCGCCGCAGGCCAAGACAAGCGGGCCTCTGCTCAATGA
- a CDS encoding AAA family ATPase has product MRLTGFQVKNFRSVVDSGWIETDGVTALVGVNESGKTNLLLPLWKLNPAQEGELKPTSDYPKANYGAVRANPSEFQFITAEFDCSELASDLAKMSGAPKEALDIVRVSRNFDEEYSISFPKHQQVRSRKASDIRSLIEGAISEIEGMQPLAKEAATKPELLKALATLNAEIIVDEIGAAEIAELLSILKKSNPSSPASTSTIVPRYARLAEELAEIAEKINAPAPSDVEGVLDYVIERIPRFVYYSNYGNLDSEIYLPHVVDNLKRTDLGAREAAKARTLRVLFSFVRLKPQEILELGRDFSDAQGRQPTPAEIEAIAEKKRERTILLNSAGTDLTKRFKDWWKQGDYTFEFQADGNHFRIWVSDARRPEKVELEDRSTGLQWFLSFYLVFLVESRKDHENAILLLDEPGLSLHPLAQRDLSAFFENLSATNQILYTTHSPFLVDADMLDRARKVFVAGDGSTKASADLRRGNEDPRKSGATYAIYSALNMNVAESILYGCHPVIVEGPSDQHYLATIKMLLIRTKKISPKREIVFPPSHGARNAKVVASILSGRDEVLPFMLLDGDEAGKKMATDLQNGFYQKAKDHIMLTDSFVGFEDSEIEDLFPPEFLADVIDRWERRSDTPFADVVEKGKPIVPQIEAWAASQGITLQEGWKVDVAREVKKRALAVGLDKFSGVLDNWKKLFEKLLASDGS; this is encoded by the coding sequence ATGCGGCTAACAGGATTTCAGGTCAAAAATTTTCGTTCTGTCGTCGATAGCGGGTGGATTGAAACTGACGGAGTAACCGCCCTCGTTGGCGTGAACGAGTCCGGCAAGACAAACCTTTTGCTGCCATTGTGGAAACTAAACCCCGCACAAGAGGGGGAGCTGAAGCCCACGTCGGATTACCCAAAAGCTAATTATGGAGCGGTTCGCGCTAATCCCTCCGAATTCCAGTTCATCACCGCCGAATTTGATTGCAGTGAGCTAGCTAGTGACCTCGCAAAAATGTCAGGAGCGCCGAAGGAAGCGTTAGATATTGTTCGTGTCTCTCGTAATTTCGATGAGGAATATTCTATTTCGTTTCCAAAGCACCAACAGGTGCGGTCGCGTAAAGCCTCTGACATACGAAGCTTAATTGAGGGAGCAATATCCGAGATAGAGGGGATGCAGCCGCTTGCGAAGGAAGCTGCCACCAAGCCAGAGCTGCTCAAGGCACTGGCGACGCTGAATGCAGAGATAATAGTTGATGAAATCGGAGCTGCTGAAATTGCAGAGCTCCTCAGCATCCTAAAGAAGTCAAATCCGTCGAGCCCAGCCTCAACGAGCACTATTGTTCCCCGCTACGCTCGTCTTGCTGAGGAATTAGCTGAAATTGCGGAAAAAATTAACGCTCCCGCTCCCTCGGATGTCGAAGGTGTTCTTGACTATGTAATCGAGCGTATTCCCCGCTTTGTCTATTACTCCAACTACGGGAATTTAGATTCCGAGATTTATCTTCCTCACGTCGTTGATAATCTCAAGCGAACCGACCTTGGTGCACGCGAAGCTGCTAAAGCCCGAACACTTCGGGTGCTGTTTAGCTTTGTTCGCTTGAAGCCCCAAGAAATTTTAGAACTCGGCAGAGATTTCAGCGATGCACAAGGCAGACAGCCAACTCCTGCTGAAATCGAGGCTATCGCTGAGAAGAAGCGGGAACGCACCATCCTGCTAAATTCCGCTGGCACCGACCTGACAAAAAGATTCAAGGACTGGTGGAAGCAAGGCGACTACACATTCGAGTTTCAAGCTGACGGCAACCATTTCCGCATTTGGGTTAGTGACGCTCGCCGTCCTGAGAAAGTTGAGCTCGAAGACAGGAGCACGGGCCTTCAATGGTTTCTGAGCTTCTATCTCGTGTTTTTGGTTGAGAGCCGCAAAGATCACGAAAACGCAATTTTGTTGCTCGATGAGCCGGGCTTGTCCCTGCATCCCCTAGCACAACGTGATTTGTCCGCTTTTTTTGAAAATCTCTCCGCAACAAACCAAATTCTCTATACGACGCATTCCCCTTTCCTAGTGGACGCGGACATGTTGGACCGAGCGCGTAAGGTGTTTGTGGCGGGTGACGGCTCTACGAAAGCTTCTGCCGACCTCCGGCGGGGTAACGAAGACCCACGAAAGTCCGGCGCGACTTACGCTATCTACTCGGCCCTCAACATGAACGTTGCGGAGAGCATTCTTTATGGATGTCACCCCGTGATTGTCGAGGGGCCGTCTGACCAACATTATCTTGCGACAATCAAGATGCTCCTGATACGGACGAAAAAAATAAGCCCAAAACGCGAAATTGTTTTCCCACCCTCTCATGGAGCAAGAAACGCCAAGGTGGTTGCTAGCATTCTGAGTGGTCGGGATGAAGTTCTTCCATTTATGCTTCTAGATGGTGACGAAGCCGGAAAAAAGATGGCAACGGATCTACAGAATGGGTTCTATCAAAAAGCGAAAGACCACATAATGTTGACAGACAGCTTTGTGGGTTTTGAAGATTCCGAAATCGAAGACTTGTTCCCTCCTGAATTTTTGGCTGATGTAATCGACCGTTGGGAGCGCCGTTCCGATACGCCGTTTGCAGACGTAGTGGAAAAGGGAAAGCCTATTGTCCCTCAGATTGAAGCATGGGCGGCAAGTCAAGGAATCACATTGCAAGAGGGCTGGAAAGTGGACGTTGCGCGAGAGGTCAAGAAGCGAGCCCTCGCGGTCGGGTTGGACAAGTTTTCAGGCGTTTTGGATAATTGGAAGAAACTTTTCGAGAAGCTCCTGGCTTCTGACGGAAGCTAA
- a CDS encoding GNAT family N-acetyltransferase encodes MAAVTPPRPLAESDDRSQFDCGRESLNSWFRRHAWANHASDMSRVSVIADATSGRVVGYVALSAAQIERAYLPKPQQRNRPDPVPVLLLGRLAVDKACQDRGYAVDLLHYALKTALRVSESVGSMGVITHPLDDGVRGFYARWGFQELPFDPRRAMIVRMADLRANFSNKS; translated from the coding sequence ATGGCGGCGGTCACGCCGCCCCGTCCGCTCGCTGAAAGCGACGACCGCAGCCAATTCGACTGCGGGCGGGAATCCCTCAATAGCTGGTTTCGGCGCCATGCATGGGCGAACCACGCCAGCGACATGTCGCGCGTGAGCGTGATCGCGGATGCGACGAGCGGGCGCGTCGTCGGCTATGTCGCCCTGAGCGCCGCGCAAATCGAGCGTGCCTATCTGCCCAAGCCTCAGCAACGCAACCGCCCTGACCCCGTGCCCGTCCTGCTGCTCGGCCGGCTCGCGGTCGATAAGGCCTGTCAGGACAGAGGCTATGCCGTCGACCTGCTGCACTACGCCCTGAAGACCGCGCTACGGGTTTCCGAAAGCGTCGGGAGCATGGGCGTGATTACGCACCCGCTCGATGACGGCGTGAGGGGCTTCTATGCGCGATGGGGATTTCAGGAGCTGCCCTTCGACCCGCGCCGCGCGATGATTGTCCGCATGGCGGACTTGCGGGCGAATTTCAGCAACAAATCATAG
- a CDS encoding type II toxin-antitoxin system RelE/ParE family toxin, whose translation MAKLHYTRRAREDLLDIWLYIAARNSEAIADAIYDRIEEGCAHLARHPHIGQARPEIAPDARVWVIERWLAFYRLTEYGAQIVRIIDGARDLAAIEWTPE comes from the coding sequence GTGGCCAAACTCCATTACACGCGCCGCGCGCGCGAAGACCTCTTGGATATCTGGCTTTACATTGCTGCAAGGAATAGCGAGGCGATTGCCGACGCGATCTATGACCGCATCGAGGAAGGTTGCGCCCATCTCGCACGGCATCCGCACATCGGACAGGCGCGTCCGGAGATTGCGCCCGACGCGCGGGTATGGGTGATCGAGCGTTGGCTGGCGTTTTACCGTCTCACCGAATATGGCGCACAGATCGTGCGAATCATCGACGGCGCGCGCGATCTTGCCGCAATCGAATGGACGCCGGAATAA
- a CDS encoding DUF6290 family protein, producing MSSSVLSVRVSAEERALLEEAAAQSHTTLSEFMRRRSIEAAEAEVLNRSNITIPAKDWAAFEAWIGRPAEAVPALAELARRAPSWKG from the coding sequence TTGAGCAGCTCTGTCCTAAGCGTTCGGGTTTCCGCCGAGGAGCGCGCTCTTCTGGAAGAAGCGGCGGCGCAATCGCACACCACCTTGAGCGAATTCATGCGGCGTCGCTCGATCGAGGCGGCGGAAGCAGAGGTTCTCAATCGCTCCAACATCACCATTCCGGCCAAAGACTGGGCGGCGTTCGAAGCATGGATTGGCCGCCCTGCGGAGGCGGTTCCTGCGCTTGCGGAACTCGCGCGCCGCGCCCCGTCCTGGAAAGGCTAG